tcaatgtatttttttaatttaaaaaataaaactaaaattggaaaataaaataattaaaagattaaatgatattttaatcttatccaactatataattattttaaactaaaaaatatataaatgacgATGATACATGACAATAACACAACAAAAGAATACATATGTTATTCGCATCCccatttaataaaattgaaacataaaaaaataaaataattaaaagaaaaaaaatattttaatcttatccaaatatttaaaataaatatatgaaatgatatttttatttaatttgatgataaataagtatattataaaaaaaacttctgaACATGTATTAAAATTTGCCAAATTTCGACTTCTCCTGActgtttattttacttttactcACTCATTTTAACTCCCAACCAAACAAATTCTAATGGCACCAAATTTCATGTAGACAAGTTTTCGATTTTCAGTAATATCAATAATGGAGGACATGATAATAatagagaaaaatgtttatgctctcataatataaaataatttcacacacaAACGGTTTTATGATTGTATTTAATGTTGTAAAAAATCGGTGTCAATTTAATTGATTCACTTAAAGTTAGcttgcttttaaattatataaaattagttttaaattattgaatGTAATTGAAATATGTGATAAGATTAAtcttaattagaatttttttctttattaaaaaaagtatgaaaattaatttttctgctATAAAATAAATAGGTACATGTGCGTCCTTATATTTAgcactaataattttttatatatagttttagtGTTTTGGGTGAAATCGGGCATTCTTTGGCTGTGAATCAATGATTAATTTCATGAAATACTAAAATCTATATTTATAGGATTGATCTCTTTTAGTCATGTTTTTTTCATATGCATAGACTATAATTGAATCCTCACCACAATCTTTAAGTGGCAATGCTATTTGTCAACTATGTTACATTATCTTTGGCATGTAAGTTTAGTGCTGTCTGTTCTTCCGTttagtttataataaataatcaaattcgcCTCTAAATGTGTAAGGTGttgagaaattaatttataaaagaaaaaaaatttaaatttattttttaaatgaataaaaagtatgacaaattaatcttataataatttaatgagagattagtttataaattttataacttaatattaaattagtcatcaaaatatataacttattattaaattaatctttaaatattaaaacttaataataaaataattttataataagactaattttttattttttaagaatcaaTTTATCTCTCATGTCAAACTTTGGGaaacaaatttgattatttagaCTATAATTTTATTCTGTGGTCGCAAGAGAGTTTTTGTTTTGTCGGCTTGAATGGTGTTGGGCCCAAGAGAGCGAGTCACATCATCTTATGGGCTTGCATTTCATGCTTAGTGGGCTGAGGCAGTGCAGGTGTAGTTGCTGTTTGAGGGATCAAAACAAAAACCTAGTTTTTAGACACTGCAACACCAGCATCCATGGCAAGTAGGAGGTGTCTGCGAGCGTTAACGCAAAAAACGACACCGTTTCTCTTCCGAAACGCATCCTCTCTCCGCTCACTCACCGTGCCTCCGTTTCCCAACGCCAACGCTTCTTCCCCCGTTTTCACCGTACGCGCCTCTGTCTTCGCGCAATGGCCCCACCTCCGCTATTTCTCTTCCGAGAAAAAAGACGACCACAGCGACGAAGACGATGATGGCGATGAGGATTACGATGATGAAGAAGAGGATTATGTTGATGACGACGACGATGATGACGTCCCTGTGTCGAGAGGGAAAAAAGTGTACACTGCGGAGGAGAAGGAAGCGGAAGCCGCGGCAATTGGGTACAGAGTAGTGGGTCCCCTTCAAAAGGACGAAGATAGCGTTTTTAAGCCTTACGAGCCTGTTTTTGCTGTT
The nucleotide sequence above comes from Glycine soja cultivar W05 chromosome 11, ASM419377v2, whole genome shotgun sequence. Encoded proteins:
- the LOC114373685 gene encoding 50S ribosomal protein L21, mitochondrial-like — its product is MASRRCLRALTQKTTPFLFRNASSLRSLTVPPFPNANASSPVFTVRASVFAQWPHLRYFSSEKKDDHSDEDDDGDEDYDDEEEDYVDDDDDDDVPVSRGKKVYTAEEKEAEAAAIGYRVVGPLQKDEDSVFKPYEPVFAVVQIGSHQFKVSNRDSIFTERLKFCEVNDKLILNKVLLLGSASQTIIGRPIVPDAAVHAVVEEHALDAKVIIFKKKRRKNYRRTKGHRQELTKLRITDIQGIEKPQNVLPEKPPKPAKKEKEKVAVTA